The Haloplanus natans DSM 17983 DNA segment CCGTCCACGTCGAACTCCGGCGCGACGACGACGAGCGTCGCCACTAGGCGGTCGAGAACACGGAAAACCGAACCCGATCAGGCGTTGGCGGCCGCGCTCGCCTTCTTTCGCGTGATGTAGCCCGCGATGCGGTTGCGGACACCCTTCGACTCCACGTTGGTCAACTGGGTGACGCTGTCCTTGTTGGTCTCGAAGTCGGTGTTGAACGCCTCCGGATACCGCTCCAGGAGGATACCCCCAAGCTGTTTGACGTATTTGGGTTTGATCGCCATGTGCGTACGTTCCGCCGCTAGGCCACTAAAACGATTCGTTCCGTCGGTCCCGCCACCCGGTCAGGTCGTCGATCCGGTCGAACGCCTCGCGCTCGGCCGGTCCGCCACAGCGCTCGACGGTCTCGGCGAAGTAGTCGAGGCGGTCCAGGAGCGTTTCGGTGTCGAAGGCGGGCACGTCCAGTCGCGACGCGGCGACCGTCGCGTCGACCACGGCGTAGAAGCCGCGGTTGATCGTCGGGACGGTGCGCTCGCGGACGGTCGCCGACCGCGGCGTGAGCGCCCAGCGAACCCACTCGGTGCCCTCGTCGACCCCCTCCTCGATCCGTCGGGCGTCCACGTCGACCCAGGCGGCCGCACCGTCCCGAACCGGATCGTTCGTCTCCGTCACGTCGAGGGCCGCGTCGACGAACTCGCGGGGGTCGGTCGTGAACTGGATCACACCCCCGCCCCGCCGCCCGAAGTTGCCGCGGGTCCGGGTCGTCCCCCAGGTCACGGCCGTCACGGGGTCGCCGTCGTCGTCGGGCGCGTGCAAGCCGAGCGCCGCCTGGTTCCAGCGGTCGTTCGGACCGAGCGTCGCCACGACCGATTCGGTGACGCCGCGGAGGGTGACGGGCCAGTCGGCCCCCTCTCCGTCGCTTCCGTTCACACTGGCACCCCCCGTTCGAGCGCGACGAAGGCCGTCGCGGCGGTGAGGTCCGCGGTCGTTCCCGGGTTGATCCCCTCGTCGAGAAAGCGGTCTGCCAGCGTCTCGGCCGCGTCGAGGTCCCCCCGGACCGCGTCGGCCTCGCGGCTCACCGCCCGCGCCCGGTCCGTGCCGTGGTCGATAGCGACGAGCGTGTCGGGGCGCTCGGCCAACAGATCGAGGAAGGCGCGGGCGAGGCGGTCGGTAACCGGACCGTCGTCGTCGAGGACCCGATCGGCGGCGTCGAAGACCCGCCCGAAGCCGCCCGTCCACTCGGCCGCGTTGGCGTCGTGGTCGGCGCTCATCTCCATCACGTCGGCGAGTGTCAGTCCCCGATCACGGAGCGCGGGCACGGCGTCGGCGCCGCGACGTACGTCGAGGTCCGGTGCTTCGTCAGGCGGGTCGTCGACCGCCACGTCGACGTACTCGAAGGCACGGTAGAACGCGGCGGCGTCGTCGACGGTCGTCGCCCCGGTGACATCCCGCAGGCCGTCCGGCGAGAGGCGATCGGTCGCGGCGGCGCGAACCAGCGGCACGAGGAGGAGCAGACAGCCGAACTGCGTGTTGCCGCCGGACTGCTGGCTCATCCCCCGGACCGCGCGCTCGAAGGCGTCGCCGAGGCCGGCGTCGCCGGCGGCCAGTTCCAGTCCCGGCCGCGACCCCACCGCCCCGGCTAGGAACTGTTCGAAGCGCAGGTCGTCGTGGTCGCGGTGGCGGTCGACGTTGCCCGGTTTGGGCGTACTCGCCACCTCCAGCGTGAGGGCGAGTTCGGCGTGGTCGGCGGAGGACATGTGCGGGCGAGGATGAGAGCGCCCGGTCATCCCGGAACCACCCCGTCGCGATGGTCGCCGTCCTGCCCACGACGCTTCCAGTCGTCGACGGCGCGGGCGACCCGTTCGAGAACCGCCGGGTCGTCGCTCGGGCGCCCGACGCTGACGCCGTCGGCGCCGTACGCGAGATACTCCCACGCCGTCTCTCGGTCGCGAACGCCGTTGTTGGCGAGGAGGTAGGCGTCGCTCGCGGCAGCCACGTCGGCGATCACGGGTTCGGAATCCATCGCGTCGACGTGGACGGCGTCGGCGCCGGCGTCGGCGACGGCGTGGGCAGTGGCGGGCAGGTCGACCCCCGACACTTCCGTCCGCATCTTCACGCTCACCGTCGCGCCCGCGTCGCTCGCGGCCGAGACGTACGTCGCGAGACGCGCCGTATCGCGGAGGAGTGTCTCGCCACAGCCGACAGCACACAGTTCGTCCTGCCGGCAGTGGGCGTTGATCTCCAGGATTGCGCCGTGATCGGCACAGACCGCCGCGGCCTCGCGGATCGGATCGAGCGTCGCGCTCCGGACGTTCACGCCGGCGCGGACGGGGGCGTCGTCCAGAGCCGAGAGTTGGGACTCGACGAACGAGAGGGGGTCGGCGGTGAGGAACTCCTCGCGCCCGCGGGCGACGAGTTTGCGGGCGGCGGCCCGCGAGTCGGCGTCGAGGGCGACGCCGCCGAGGAGAGCGAGGTCGGCGTACTCGGCGCCCGAGCGCGCCCACTCGGCGTCGGCCGCGCCGCTGAGGCTGGCGAGCGCGAGCATCAGGTCACCTCCGCCAGCGCCGTCGCGACGGCGTCGACGACCCGGCGGGCGTCCGCCGCGCCGTCGATCCGGGTGTCCGTGTGGACGACCGGGCGGTCGAGGTCGGTGCCATCGTCGGTGTCGAGGACGAACGCGTCGACGAAGGGGTAGGCGTCGGCGACGCCGGCGGTCGAAGGGTCGAGGCCGACGCCGCGCATGAGGGCGGCCACGGGGCCGGAGAACGCCTCGTCCTCGATAAAGGGGGAGACGGCGACCACGGGCGTCTCGGCGAGGGCGTCGTCGACGCCGGGGAGCGCGCGGATCGGGCCGACGCTCGTCACCGGGTTCGAGGGGCCGATTACGACCGGCGCGTCGAGGGCGTCGCGGACGGCGACCGTCGGCTCGGCCGTCTTCGATCCTCTAAACTCCACGTCCTCGACGGGCGGGTCGGCGCGGCGGGCGACCCAGTACTCCTGGAAATGCATCGCGCCCGCGTCGGTGTGGACGATGGTGGCGACGGGGTCGTCGCTCATCGGAAGGAGGTCGACGGCGAGGTCGAACGCGTCGGCGAGGGTTCGTGTCGCCTCGGTCAACGTCGCCCCTTCGTCGAGGAGGCTCGTGCGCGTGACGTGGACGGCCCGGTCGCGGTCACCGATCTCCATGAACTCCGCGACGCCGGAGAACCGGCGCCAGCGGGCGATCCGACGGCCGGTCGTCTGTCGGGCGTCGGGGAGATAGCGCGGGCCGGACTCCAGTCCGGCGGCGTCGGCCAGTCGCCCGAGTTCGTCGTGGGTTGCGGTCGTGTCGCCGTCGATCCCCCACCACGTCTCGCGGTCGAGGGTGCCGCCGCCGGCAAAGAGCACCGTATCGAGGTCGGGACAGACGAGGTGCCCGCCGAGTTCCACGTCGTCGCCGGTGTTTCCGACGACGGTCACCTCGGCGGGATCGAACGCGGCGTCGACGCCATCGAGGAGTTTCGGCGTACCCGTTCCGCCGGCGAGGAACGTAACCATGTGCCGGGTAGCGGGCGGGTGGATTTGTGCCTTTGGGAGCGTCGTGCGTGCGGGTTCGACACACGACTCGCGAGCGTTTACCCACGTGCTCCGCTAACGGGACTCATGATCGGAATCGACGTGCTCACCGACGACGTACGGCTGAACGAACCGACGCTGGTCGAGGGGTTGCCGGGCGTTGGCCTGGTGGGAAAACTCGCGGCCGACCATCTGGTCGAGACGTTCGGGATGGTCCACTACGCCAACGTCCACTGTGACGGGCTGGCGCCGGTGACGACGTACGCGACCGGCGACCGATCGCTGACGACGCCGGTTCGGCTGTACGCCGACGCGGAACGGGACTTGCTGGTCCTCCAGAGCGACGTGCCCGTCTCGCCGGCGGCGGCACTGGAGTTCGCGGAGTGTCTGGGCGGGTGGAGCGTGGACGCCGAGGTGGCGTCCATCTATCTCAGCGGGATCGGACGGGAACGCGACGAGGAGGCGACGCCGGCGCTTTACGGCGTCACGGCCGGTGGCGGGGGCGAGCGACTGACCGACGCCGGCATCGATCCGCCGACGGAGTCGGGGCTGATCTCGGGGCCGACGGGCGCGCTCCTGAGCCACGCGCTCCGCACCGACGCCGTGGCCGTCGGCCTCGTCGTCGAGGCCACGCCGGGGTTCCCGGACCCGGAGGCGTCGGCCCACCTCCTCGAAAACGGCGTCGGCCCGTTGCTCGGAACCGAAATTCCGGTGGCCGAACTCGTCGACCACGCGGGGGAGATCCGGGCGGCCAAGCGCCGCCTCGCCGAACGGATGGAAGGAACGGAGGAGACGAGTTCGCAGGCTCGCCCGCTCGGAATGTATCAGTGAGTGCGTTCTGCAAGCCTTAAGCGACCCGAGGCGTTTCTGTCGACTATGCACGAGGATGCGGCCGAAGAGCCGACGGCGGACTCGCAGGGTGAGGAACCGGGCGAGAACGAGGGGAGGACCCTCGCCGACCGAGTCGCGGACTACGACGCCGAACTCGGCGACGCCGTCGCGGACCTCGAAGCGCGGATCGACGAACTCGAAGCCGAACTGGCGGCGACGGAGGAGCGTGCCGACGACGCCGAATCCCGGCTGAAGCGCACACAGGCCGACTTTCAGAACTACAAGAAACGCGCGGAGAAGCGCCGAGAAGAGATCAAAGAGCGCGCGACGGAGGACTTCGTGACGCGTCTGGTGCCGGTGCGCGACGATCTGGTTCGCGCGCTCGATCAGGAGGAAGGCGTCGACATCCGCGACGGCGTCGAGTCGACGCTCTCGTCGTTCGACCGGGTCCTCGAAGAGGAGAACGTCGTCCCGATTCGGCCCGCGGCCGGCGACGAGGTGGACCCGACCCGCCACCAGGTGATGATGCGCGTCGAGAGCGACCAACCCGAGGGGACCGTCGTCGACGTCTACCGCCCCGGCTACGAGATGGCGGGGACGGTCATCCAGGAAGCGCAGGTGACAGTCAGCGAGGGGAACTGATAGGGATTATCGTCGCTGTTCATAGGTTCGGCTTCGCCCGAATCGGAGACAACGGCCAGTCGAGGATCGCTGGACTTCCGGGTAGCTACGATACTCCCTATGATTCGGGGGCCGATGGATTGCAGTTCTATATAAACATGAGTGGTGTGAACCGTTCACACGATCTCTAATCACCGGACGGCAATGCGTCGGATTGGACCGGCCCCTCACCCCGTCTAGTAACCTTTAACCGACCAAAACCGATAATCACCGACAAGATGGCGAGCAACAAAATTCTGGGTATCGACCTCGGGACCACGAACAGCGCGTTCGCGGTGATGGAGGGAGGCGACCCGGAGATCATCGTGAACGGTGAGGGCGACCGAACCACGCCGTCCGTCGTCGCCTTTACCGACGACGACGAGCGGCTCGTCGGCAAACCGGCGAAGAATCAGGCCGTCCAGAACCCCGAGCGCACGATCCAATCGATCAAGCGCCACATGGGAGAGGAGAACTACACCGTCGACGTCGGCGACGACGAGTACACGCCGGAGCAGATTTCGGCGATGATCCTCCAGAAGATCAAGCGGGACGCGGAGGAGTACCTCGGCGACGACGTGGAGAAGGCCGTCATCACCGTCCCGGCGTACTTCAACGACCGCCAGCGGCAGGCGACGAAGGACGCGGGCGAGATCGCGGGCTTCGAGGTCGAGCGCATCGTCAACGAGCCGACGGCGGCGTCGATGGCCTACGGCCTCGACGACGAGTCCGACCAGACCGTCCTCGTCTTCGACCTCGGGGGCGGGACGTTCGACGTGAGCGTCCTCGACCTCGGGGGCGGCGTCTACGAAGTCGTCGCCACGAACGGGGACAACGACCTCGGGGGCGACGACTGGGACCAGGCGATCATCGACCACCTCGCCGAGGAGTTCGAGAGCGACCACGGCGTCGACCTCCGCGAGGACCGACAGGCGCTCCAGCGGCTGAAAGACGCCGCCGAAGAGGCCAAGGTCGAACTCTCCTCGCGCAAGGAGACGGACATCAACCTGCCCTTCATCACCGCGACCGACAGCGGGCCGATCCACCTCGAAACGTCGCTCACCCGCGCGAAGTTCGAGTCGCTGACGAGTGACCTCGTCGAGCGCACCGTCGCGCCGACGGAACAGGCCCTCGAGGACGCGGGCTATACGAGAGACGACATCGACGAGGTGATCCTCGTCGGCGGGTCGACCCGGATGCCTCAGATCCAGGAGAAAGTCGAGGATCTCGTGGGGCAGTCGCCGAAGAAAAACGTCAACCCGGACGAGGCGGTCGCGCTGGGCGCGGCGATCCAGGGTGGCGTTCTCGGCGGCGAAGTCGACGACATCGTCCTGCTGGACGTGACGCCGCTCTCGCTCGGTATCGAGGTCAAGGGCGGCCTGTTCGAGCGGCTGATCGAGAAAAACACCACGATCCCGACCGAGGAGTCGAAGATATTCACGACCGCCGCGGACAACCAGACGATGGTGCAGGTCCGGGTGTTCCAGGGCGAGCGTGAAATCGCGGAGGAAAACGAGCTGCTCGGCGAGTTCCAGCTGACGGGCATCCCGCCCGCACCGGCCGGAACACCGCAGATCGAAGTCGGCTTCAACATCGACGAGAACGGCATCGTCAACGTCGAGGCCGAGGACAAGGGGTCGGGCAACGCCGAATCCATCACCATCGAGGGTGGCGCCGGCCTCTCCGACGAGCAGATCGAGCAGATGCAGGAGGAAGCCGAGGAACACGCCGAAGAAGACCAGCAGCGCCGCGAGCGGATCGAGGCGCGAAACGAGGCCGAGAGTTCGATCCAGCGGGCCGAAACCCTGCTGGAAGAAAACGAGGAAAACGTCGACGACGACCTCCAGGAGTCCATCGAGGACGCCATCGCGGAAGTCGAGGAGACGCTCGACGACGACGACGCGACGACCGAGGACCTCCAGGGCGTCACCGAGGCGCTCACCGAGGAGCTCCAGGAGATCGGCAAGCAGATGTACCAGCAACAGGCCCAGGCCGGTGCGGGCGGCGCAGGTGCCGACCCCGGCGGCATGGGTGGCATGGGCGGTGCCGGTCCGGGCGGTGCGGGCCCCGGCGGCGCCGATGCCGCGGACGACGAGTACGTCGACGCCGACTTCGAGGAGAAAGACGACGAGGACGACGCGTAATCGCTACCGAGCCGGACTTTACAACTACGGACCCACAGTAAATCACATCAAATGACGGAGGACTTCTACGACGTGCTCGGGGTGTCTCGGGACGCCGACGAGGACGAGATCAAACGGGCGTACCGAAAGAAGGCATCGGAGTACCATCCGGACGTGAGCGACGACCCCGACGCCGAGGAGAAGTTCAAGAAAATCCAGAAGGCAAAGGAGGTGCTCACGGACGAGGAGAA contains these protein-coding regions:
- a CDS encoding tRNA-dihydrouridine synthase; the protein is MLALASLSGAADAEWARSGAEYADLALLGGVALDADSRAAARKLVARGREEFLTADPLSFVESQLSALDDAPVRAGVNVRSATLDPIREAAAVCADHGAILEINAHCRQDELCAVGCGETLLRDTARLATYVSAASDAGATVSVKMRTEVSGVDLPATAHAVADAGADAVHVDAMDSEPVIADVAAASDAYLLANNGVRDRETAWEYLAYGADGVSVGRPSDDPAVLERVARAVDDWKRRGQDGDHRDGVVPG
- a CDS encoding 30S ribosomal protein S17e — translated: MAIKPKYVKQLGGILLERYPEAFNTDFETNKDSVTQLTNVESKGVRNRIAGYITRKKASAAANA
- the dnaK gene encoding molecular chaperone DnaK — encoded protein: MASNKILGIDLGTTNSAFAVMEGGDPEIIVNGEGDRTTPSVVAFTDDDERLVGKPAKNQAVQNPERTIQSIKRHMGEENYTVDVGDDEYTPEQISAMILQKIKRDAEEYLGDDVEKAVITVPAYFNDRQRQATKDAGEIAGFEVERIVNEPTAASMAYGLDDESDQTVLVFDLGGGTFDVSVLDLGGGVYEVVATNGDNDLGGDDWDQAIIDHLAEEFESDHGVDLREDRQALQRLKDAAEEAKVELSSRKETDINLPFITATDSGPIHLETSLTRAKFESLTSDLVERTVAPTEQALEDAGYTRDDIDEVILVGGSTRMPQIQEKVEDLVGQSPKKNVNPDEAVALGAAIQGGVLGGEVDDIVLLDVTPLSLGIEVKGGLFERLIEKNTTIPTEESKIFTTAADNQTMVQVRVFQGEREIAEENELLGEFQLTGIPPAPAGTPQIEVGFNIDENGIVNVEAEDKGSGNAESITIEGGAGLSDEQIEQMQEEAEEHAEEDQQRRERIEARNEAESSIQRAETLLEENEENVDDDLQESIEDAIAEVEETLDDDDATTEDLQGVTEALTEELQEIGKQMYQQQAQAGAGGAGADPGGMGGMGGAGPGGAGPGGADAADDEYVDADFEEKDDEDDA
- a CDS encoding proteasome assembly chaperone family protein, encoding MIGIDVLTDDVRLNEPTLVEGLPGVGLVGKLAADHLVETFGMVHYANVHCDGLAPVTTYATGDRSLTTPVRLYADAERDLLVLQSDVPVSPAAALEFAECLGGWSVDAEVASIYLSGIGRERDEEATPALYGVTAGGGGERLTDAGIDPPTESGLISGPTGALLSHALRTDAVAVGLVVEATPGFPDPEASAHLLENGVGPLLGTEIPVAELVDHAGEIRAAKRRLAERMEGTEETSSQARPLGMYQ
- a CDS encoding DUF447 domain-containing protein, giving the protein MNGSDGEGADWPVTLRGVTESVVATLGPNDRWNQAALGLHAPDDDGDPVTAVTWGTTRTRGNFGRRGGGVIQFTTDPREFVDAALDVTETNDPVRDGAAAWVDVDARRIEEGVDEGTEWVRWALTPRSATVRERTVPTINRGFYAVVDATVAASRLDVPAFDTETLLDRLDYFAETVERCGGPAEREAFDRIDDLTGWRDRRNESF
- the cofD gene encoding 2-phospho-L-lactate transferase: MVTFLAGGTGTPKLLDGVDAAFDPAEVTVVGNTGDDVELGGHLVCPDLDTVLFAGGGTLDRETWWGIDGDTTATHDELGRLADAAGLESGPRYLPDARQTTGRRIARWRRFSGVAEFMEIGDRDRAVHVTRTSLLDEGATLTEATRTLADAFDLAVDLLPMSDDPVATIVHTDAGAMHFQEYWVARRADPPVEDVEFRGSKTAEPTVAVRDALDAPVVIGPSNPVTSVGPIRALPGVDDALAETPVVAVSPFIEDEAFSGPVAALMRGVGLDPSTAGVADAYPFVDAFVLDTDDGTDLDRPVVHTDTRIDGAADARRVVDAVATALAEVT
- a CDS encoding triphosphoribosyl-dephospho-CoA synthase gives rise to the protein MSSADHAELALTLEVASTPKPGNVDRHRDHDDLRFEQFLAGAVGSRPGLELAAGDAGLGDAFERAVRGMSQQSGGNTQFGCLLLLVPLVRAAATDRLSPDGLRDVTGATTVDDAAAFYRAFEYVDVAVDDPPDEAPDLDVRRGADAVPALRDRGLTLADVMEMSADHDANAAEWTGGFGRVFDAADRVLDDDGPVTDRLARAFLDLLAERPDTLVAIDHGTDRARAVSREADAVRGDLDAAETLADRFLDEGINPGTTADLTAATAFVALERGVPV